One window of Halichondria panicea chromosome 7, odHalPani1.1, whole genome shotgun sequence genomic DNA carries:
- the LOC135338528 gene encoding ankyrin repeat domain-containing protein 1-like isoform X1 → MAASHDLGQQLYKASRDGRVDEVERLLARGAPINWRDSGGRTALHWACINNHPDVVKILTQQDGIDVNAQDTYKNTPLHKACYCGHLKCVQLLMATGQCDLGAVNYDGLTPLGGAVRVGKLDTIKYLITECNVNINGTIGFMAPEAVSCHDVTSVELIF, encoded by the exons ATGGCAGCAAG TCATGATCTGGGTCAGCAACTCTATAAGGCTTCCCGTGATGGTCGTGTGGACGAGGTGGAGAGGCTGCTGGCTAGAGGAGCTCCTATCAACTGGAGGGACAGTGGTGGACGGACCGCTCTCCATTGGGCATGCATCAACAACCACCCTGATGTAGTGAAGATACTCACACAGCAAGATGGCATCGATGTCAATGCACAGGATACTTATAAGAACACTCCCCTGCACAAGGCCTGCTACTGTGGACACTTGAAGTGTGTCCAGTTACTGATGGCAACTGGACAGTGTGACCTAG gagctgtTAACTAtgatggactaactccactgggagggGCAGTCAGAGTAGGGAAGctggacactatcaagtacctcATCACAGAGTGCAATGTGAATATCAATG GAACAATAGGTTTCATGGCTCCTGAAGCTGTCTCCTGCCATGATGTAACCTCTGTAGAACTGATATTCTAG
- the LOC135338528 gene encoding ankyrin repeat domain-containing protein 1-like isoform X2 translates to MAASHDLGQQLYKASRDGRVDEVERLLARGAPINWRDSGGRTALHWACINNHPDVVKILTQQDGIDVNAQDTYKNTPLHKACYCGHLKCVQLLMATGQCDLGAVNYDGLTPLGGAVRVGKLDTIKYLITECNVNINDIVTLKKKLWTYGTERVYRRIAV, encoded by the exons ATGGCAGCAAG TCATGATCTGGGTCAGCAACTCTATAAGGCTTCCCGTGATGGTCGTGTGGACGAGGTGGAGAGGCTGCTGGCTAGAGGAGCTCCTATCAACTGGAGGGACAGTGGTGGACGGACCGCTCTCCATTGGGCATGCATCAACAACCACCCTGATGTAGTGAAGATACTCACACAGCAAGATGGCATCGATGTCAATGCACAGGATACTTATAAGAACACTCCCCTGCACAAGGCCTGCTACTGTGGACACTTGAAGTGTGTCCAGTTACTGATGGCAACTGGACAGTGTGACCTAG gagctgtTAACTAtgatggactaactccactgggagggGCAGTCAGAGTAGGGAAGctggacactatcaagtacctcATCACAGAGTGCAATGTGAATATCAATG ATATAGTGACTTTGAAGAAGAAATTGTGGACGTATGGAACAGAAAGAGTATATAGAAGAATAGCAGTTTAA